The nucleotide sequence ATTGATGAATAATCCAGCTGTTTCATTATTTTCCATGTGAGTTAATTGATTATGATTATCTACCAACGATTCAGTGAACTACTCAACACTTAGCTAAACCTAAAGGTTTGACGCTTGAAGTGTGAGCTTCTCGGAAACAAAGCATACTTGATAACGTATTTCTTTGTTATCAGCGGTGTCTTTTTACTACCCGAGCTATCCCCGTAGTCCCTACGGTTCTTCTTTCTAGTTTTGACTTTGTAATCTCATACCTTCGGCCAATATATTCTGACTTGCGTTGATATCACGGTCATGATGTACATGACAATTCGGACACGTCCATTGACGGACATTGAGTGGTTTCTTGCCGTCTTGGTGACCACATTCAGAACAGATTTGACTTGATGGATACCATCTGTCTATTTTGATAACTTTTCGTCCATACCATTCTGCTTTATATTCTAACTTTCTAATAAAATGCGACCATGATACATCTGAAATGCTTTTAGCCAGTTTACGATTACGCATCATTCCTTTTGTATTTAAGTCCTCAATACAAATAACATCGTGATTTTTGATGATACTTGTACTTAACTTATTTAAAAAGTCTGTGCGTTGATTTTTAACCTTTTCATGTAATCGAGCTACTTTTTGTTTTTGTTTTTGATAATTTTTAGCGTCTAATAAATTCACATTTCGTTGTTTAGCTAACAATAAACGTCTTGATAATTTACGTTGTTCTCTCGCTAATTTTTGTGACATGCTATGTGTAAATTGATGATTATCATATTTTTGACCGTCTGAACATATCGCAAAATCACTAATACCCAAATCAATACCGATGGACTGATTGGTTTTTGACATAGGTTGAATATCTTCTTTACACAATAGGGCAACATAATATTTACCACTCGCATGTTTTGAAATCGTGGCAGACCTAATATCGCCTTTGATTTTTCTGTGAAGTTTAATCTTAACGACTGACTTTAATTTAGGTAGTTTAATATATTGATTGCCAATCAACGAGATAGAACCTTTTTGATTATTCGTTGTATAACTTTGAATCGGGTGTTTTTTACTTTTGAATTTAGGAAATCCTACGGATTTATCACGGAAAAAGTTTTGATAGGCCTTATCTAAATGTTGCTGGGCATTAGCTAAAGCTAGACTGTCTACCTCTTTTAAGAATGGATAGTCTTTTTTGTACTTGGCAGGTGTCGGTAACTTATTTTGTTTTGACGTGTCTGATTTGTACTGTTGATACGCCTTGATGCGTTCATCTAACATCAAATTATAAACTTTACGAACACAACCAAATGATTTGGCGAAAAACACTTCTTGCGTCGTCGTTGGATATATTCTGAATTTATACGCTTTGAGCCTTTCCATCAATGCCACCCGCTTTCTATCTATGATTATTTCCTTGATTTCGTATTTTAGAAATCATCTTGATACTTTTCTTCTTCCTTTTCCATCAAAATTTCATAATATTCTTCATCTACATTGACTAATTCATCAAAGTGAATATGTGAAGTGAAATCAACGACTTCTTTTGTATTTTTAAAAACATCAGTTTGTAATTTCTTACATTGTCTGTGCTCATCAAACCGGAATATTACTTCTCTAACTATTCTCATATTTTCAAGGTCTAAAGTGACTTGAACTTCAATATTTTCTTCTTCTCCAATTGTTGTGTAAGCCAAAGGACATTTCAGATTTGAATCAAATAATCCTTCTTATATATTCAATGTCTCTTCAAATTCTCGCAATTTATAATTTCTTATATTTTTACATATGAGCAAATAATCATTAATAAATTCCTTAGTATTTGTCATACTCCACACACCTTTTACAAAAATATATTAATTATTTTCATGTTCATTAAGTAATGAAAACTCTAATAACAAATTGAATAACGCTAATAAAACACTTACCACTTTTAATAGAGTTATAATCTTTTCTTTCATTGTAAATACTCCTTTATATGATATAATAAAATTAAATTGAAGGAGGAGCCCAATCTCCTCCTTACAGAATTATCTTAGTAATTCTGTAATTAAAGTCACGATAGCTCTTAATAAGTTTATAATACTTATTAGGAGCTTTTTCGTGGAGTTCTTCACGAGAAACCACCTCCTTCAATTTCTCTTTCAATACCCAACCAACCGCCACATCTCGTTGGACATCACCTCCTTTACTTTTTTATTATTTATTTATTTTTTTCTGTGTTGCAAAGCCACAACAACAAGTCGTCATGAGAGATGACAAGGAGACAAGCTAAAATATTTTTCGACTGGCGTATGCCTCAAAGAAAAATTTTTGCGCCTTGTCAGATCGAATAGACTTGTTAATAGCATCATCTTTGATGATGCGTGTGAGCGTGCAACACGAAAAAATAAATAATAAAATTCCAAATAAATAGGGAAGTGATTCCTCACTTCCCTTCATTTTCATTAGCATTTTCTTATAGAAAATGCACAAGTGGCTAATGAAGCACATTAGCCACTTGCCAAAAGTATTAATCAAACTTTTTTCTCTTGATTGATCTTATTATATGTATTATGTTTTAGGTGTGCTCCATGTTTGAATTACACTACAAAAGCCTAATGAGGAATTCATTAGGCTTTTTCCTTTGTATATACTGTGGCCAAAACTAACCTATAATACAAAAAGCGTATAGTATGAATTTGTGATGACTATATGCTATATTATCGTTACCAAACAAATTATTTCAACATTTAAGGGGGGTACAATGATGGCTGAAGATAAGTTTGAACAAGCTAAAGGTAATATTAAAGAAACAGTTGGTAATGCAACGAATAATGAAGATTTAGAACAAGATGGTAAAAAAGATAAAGCGTCTGGCAAAGCAAAAGAGGTTGTTGATAACGCTAAAGATAAAGCATCCGAAGTTATTGATAAGTTCAAAAAGTAGAGCTTTGCAATCTTTTTTAACGTAACAAGGCAGAAGTCTACGACCTCTATAGGTGGTAGATGAATGCCTATTATTTTTATATATGATATAATCAGTCTCATCATGACCGTGATATCAACGCAAGTCAGAATATATTGGCCGAAGGTATGAGATTACAAAGTCAAAACTAGAAAGAAGAACCGTAGGGACTACGGGGATAGCTCGGGTAGTAAAAAGACACCGCTGATAACAAAGAAATACGTTATCAAGTATGCTTTGTTTCCGAGAAGCTCACACTTCAAGCGTTAAAACCGATAGGTTTAGCTAAGTGTTGAGTAGTTCACACTATTAGATATATGGTATAGTGAATTTAGGTAAATCCTAATCCTTTTCTTTTGTTCTGTTTTTTCCTAAGTATAGTTAAATTTTAAGCCACTCTGAACGAGTGGCTTTTCTTATTCAATATTTTGGATGTCCTTCATCGGTATTTCCATTGTTTCATTGCCACCTTCGTTACTTATAATCATCGATTGCTTAAGTATATCTACATTTTTAATGTAGGCTTGGTGAGCGTAAAAATATCCTTGCTTCCAATACGTAATAATAGCTTTTTCTCCACTATGCATTTTCCAATATACTTTTTCATTTAAAACATTGAGTTGATCATCTAAAAGCGAAGGACGTTCTGCTTTATTTTGATCTTCCATATATTGTTCTATTTGTTGATATTGCTCAGGAATTGTCTTAAAAGCTAGCCATTTAACAAACCCTCTGCCTTTAGGAACATTAGAATCTAAATACTCTCTAGGAATCTTACGATAATCCGTTTCATCCTTATATTGTTTAGGAATCATATACAAACACCTCAACCATATAATAGAACATACGTTCGTATATGTAAACCCTTCCTTCCTATAAAATGGCTTTCAAAATTTTGAATGTGTTTTACTTAATCTTTTGACTAAAGAATTCAGCAAAGACAGATTTAAAGAAGATAAAACGTTCTAACTTACAAGAACAATTTTTAAAAATCGTAGAAATACTAAAATATGATCCATATCAACAAAGTCAATCCTTTGAAAAATTGCACCCTAAACATTTAGGACGATACTCAAGACGTATCAATCATCAACATAGAGTTGTCTATACAATTGATGAGGAAAATAAAGAAGTATTAATATTAGCAGCTTGGTCTCATTATGAATGAAAAGGAGAACTCGTTAATGAAAATTAATGATGAACTCATTGAAAATTTATTGAAAGATAAATCTACTTATTAGAATTGTATATGCTTCAAAAGGTACAGATGATATAATATTGGAGTCGCCTTTCTCTCAGGCGTCAATTGACGTAGAGAGGAGGTGCTAAAAATGACAGATATTCTTGTTCACATCATGACCACAGCAGCAAGTGGTTGTATCGTTGCGTTATTTTCGTATTGGCTTCGAAAACGCGACAATAATAAGTAAATAGGCGACAATAGCCACACCAACAAAAACCCCTCACTACTGGGAATAGTGAGGGGATTGGTGCATAAAATGCAGATATTCTTGTTAATTAGATTATAACACCATAGCGAGCAGGAATGCAAAGTTAAATAGTAATAAAATAATTATTAATGATTCTAAAAAGAGTATTTAAAGGGTTCTGTTGCAAATTAAAGAAGTTTACTTTTTTAATAATATTTTAACACCTTTAATGATATTGAATACATATAATACTAGAGCAATTAAGAAAAATAGAATTGTAATTATTATAAATATAACAGATATCAATAATTGATGATCAGGTTCTGTTGCAAAGTAAAAAATATAGCTAACCACTAATTTATCATGTCAGTGTTCGCTTAACTTGCTAGCATGATGCTAATTTCGTGGCATGGGGAAAATCCGTAGATCTGAAGAGACCTGCGGTTCTTTTTATATAGAGCGTAAATACATTCAATACCTTTTAAAGTATTCTTTGCCGTATTGATACTTTGATATCTTGTCTTTCTTACTTTAATATGACGGTGATCTTGCTCAATGAGGTTATTCAGATATTTCGATGTACAATGACAGTCAGGTTTAAGTTTAAAAGCTTTAATTACTTTAGCCATTGCTACCTTCGTTGAAGGTGCCTGATCTGTAATTACCTTTTGAGGTTTACCAAATTGTTTAATGAGACGTTTGATAAACGCATATGCTGAATGATTATCTCGTTGCTTACGCAACCAAATATCTAATGTATGTCCCTCTGCATCAATGGCACGATATAAATAGCTCCATTTTCCTTTTATTTTGATGTACGTCTCATCAATACGCCATTTGTAATAAGCTTTTTTATGCTTTTTCTTCCAAATTTGATACAAAATTGGGGCATATTCTTGAACCCAACGGTAGACCGTTGAATGATGAACGTTTACACCACGTTCCCTTAATATTTCAGATATATCACGATAACTCAATGCATATCTTAGATAGTAGCCAACGGCTACAGTGATAACATCCTTGTTAAATTGTTTATATCTGAAATAGTTCATACAGAAGACTCCTTTTTGTTAAAATTATACTATAAATTCAACTTTGCAACAGAACCTTCAAGTTGCAGCTAAGGGTAAAGTTGAAAATAAATCGTTTGAAACCGATACTAAAAATATAGATAGTAATGGTAATACAGTTAATTTATCCTTTAAACAACATGATATTAGTAAGTATAAAGAAGAAGCTAAAAAAGAAAAATCAAAAGCAAAAGGGTTTATTAAAGATTATACTGATGAATTAAATGGTGCTTACAAACATTCTGATTACCAGTATATTGAAAGATTTATCAAATCTGATAGTTCAGTTGAAAAGCATATGAAAAAAGTTGTGACTGGTAAAGCTAAAAATCATTACACAGACTTAAAAATATTAAGTGTTGAACAAAATGATAATAAATTTACGGTAACAGCTTCAAAGAAACTAGATAAAACAACTATTAAATCAAAATATGTTTTAAAATATGATAAAGATTTAGACGAATTTAAAATAATTGATTATACAGATATATAAGTTAAGAGTCTGGGGCATAATTTTGTCTTAGGCTCTATTTTTATATAGACAGTAGATGACTGAATTAAAATGCTCTTGTATCAAGATTCTTTTAATTCTAGTCATTATTGTTGGTGCATGACTACAAAATCTTTTTATAAAAATAAAATTTTACCTCTCTTCATTTTTTATTGACAACGAATATAAAAAAAAGTAGTATATAGATAAAGTGAGTGGTCACTCATTTTATCGGTGTGAGGAGGAACAATTTATGATAGAGGTAAAAAATGTAAGTAAATCCTTTGGTAAACAACAAGTGGTAGATGATATATCTATATCATTTAATGCTGGTGAGGTTGTGGGTCTAATCGGTCCTTCAGGTACTGGAAAAACGACATTAATACAGTGCATTTTAGGCATGGAGAAAATTGATGGTGGGCAAGTCACTATTCAAGAACATACAATGCCGAATAGAAAGATATTATCAAATATTGGTTATATGGCTCAAAATGATGCTTTATATAATGATTTAACTGGACGTGAAAATTTAACGTTTTTCGCAAGAATTTATATGCGTGATAAAGAAGATATTAAAAAACGTGTGAACCTATGCAGTTCCATGGTTCAATTAGACAATGATTTAGATAAGAAAGTTGAAATGTATTCTGGTGGAATGAAACGACGCTTATCTTTAGCTATTAGCTTTTTACAAAATCCTAATATCCTTATATTAGACGAACCTACAGTTGGCATTGATCCTAAATTGCGTCAGACGATTTGGAAGGATTTAACTAAAGCAAAGGCTGAAGATAAATGCATTATAGTGACAACGCATGTATTAGATGAAGCTACACGCTGTGATAAGCTCGTATTAATGAATCAAGGAAAGATATTGGCAACGGGTACACCAGATGAAGTGAAAAAACAATATCACACAGATACGATTGAAGGCGTATTTCTGAATATGGAGGGATAAAATGAATTCGTTGCACATAGCAGGACGTATTTTCAAACAGACGATTCGAGATGTAAGAACATTGGCACTGTTACTTATTGCACCTATATTACTATTGTCGCTACTATATTACATTTTTACAGTTGCCGATAATACGAATGGCGTAACAGTTGGGGTTCACGATGTACCAGATTCATTAATGACTGAATTACATGATAAAGATATTCACGTTAAACATTATAAAAATGACAATGATATAAGTGATAAAATTAAAGACGACAAATTAACAGGATTTTTGCACAGTGATGGTCAAAAAGTATCAGTGACTTATGCTAACGATAATCCTACACAAGCAGGAGAACTAACAGGTGCAAATCAAAAATGGTTAATGAGTCATAACATGAATGCCATGAAAGATAATACTAATAAATTGCATCAAGCGTTAACTAAAATACAACAAAAAATGCCCGGGGATGGGGGAGACACGCCTCATCAAGATATGGCTAAACCATATAAACTAACAACGCACTATTTATATGGTTCATCAGATTCTACGTATTTTGATATGATAAATCCTATTTTAATTGGATTTTTTGTCTTTTTCTTTACGTTTTTAATTTCTGGCATTGGCTTATTAAAAGAGCGTACTTCTGGCACATTAGAACGTTTACTTGCCTCTCCAATAAAAAGAAGTGAAATTATTTTTGGTTATGTTTTCGGTTATGGTAGTTTTAGCGTTATCCAAACAATAGTTGTCGTATTATATGCAATTTATATTCTGCATATAGACTTAGTAGGTTCGATATGGTTCGTACTATTAACGGCAATATTAACAGCGCTTGTCGCTGTGACATTCGGTATATTATTATCTACCTTTGCTTCCTCAGAATTCCAAATGATTCAATTTATACCATTAGTCATAGTGCCACAAGTACTATTTGCAGGCATTATACCAATTGAATCAATGAATAAAGGATTACAATACTTTTCACATATCATGCCGTTATTCTATACCGGCCAAACGATGCAAAATATTATGATCAAGGGTTATGGATTCAACGATATTTACATTTATTTAATTGTGTTATTCGCATTTTTCATTTTCTTATTGATTTTAAATATTATAGGCATGAAAAGATATAGAAAAGTTTAGTAGGTCAATATGAACCAAGATATTAAGTCATTAGTTGAAACCATTGTGCCTCAACTTGAATATTTAAGCGATAAACAAAGACGTGTCATAGAAAGTGCTATTGCATTATTCAGTGAACAAGGATTTGATAAAACGAGTACTAAAGAAATTGCGCAGCGTGCAAATGTCGCAGAAGGAACGGTATTTAAGCAGTTTAAAAGTAAAAGAATGTTATTATACGCAGGATTAATTCCAATTTTAAGAGATCATATCGCACCTGTAGCTGTTAAACAATTTACAGATGAATTAAACGAAGTAACCCATTTTGATGCATTTATAAATTTATTTGTAGAAAATAGATCTAAATTTATTTATGACAATAGACGTATTCTTAAAGTCATCTTAAATGAAGCTATTACTAATGAAGATTTTCAAAATATATTAGTTAATATTTTCACCCATAAATTAACGAGTAAATTAAAAGATAAAATTGAATGGTTTATCGATAATGGTGACATGCGCAATGTTAAACCTGAGTTTTTTATACGTACGGTCGTCGCACAAATTTTAAATTTAAATATCCCAATAATAGTTAATAATGACTATACTAAGGGTGAAAACTATCAGCAGTTTGCGTTATTCGTAAAAGAGGGCTTATATAGGATGTTTAAGCGAGAATAGACATCATGCAAAATATGAAATAAGAGAGTAAGGGACATAATTTCTAGAGCCAAGAACTTTATGTCACAGA is from Staphylococcus capitis subsp. capitis and encodes:
- the tnpB gene encoding IS200/IS605 family element RNA-guided endonuclease TnpB; translated protein: MERLKAYKFRIYPTTTQEVFFAKSFGCVRKVYNLMLDERIKAYQQYKSDTSKQNKLPTPAKYKKDYPFLKEVDSLALANAQQHLDKAYQNFFRDKSVGFPKFKSKKHPIQSYTTNNQKGSISLIGNQYIKLPKLKSVVKIKLHRKIKGDIRSATISKHASGKYYVALLCKEDIQPMSKTNQSIGIDLGISDFAICSDGQKYDNHQFTHSMSQKLAREQRKLSRRLLLAKQRNVNLLDAKNYQKQKQKVARLHEKVKNQRTDFLNKLSTSIIKNHDVICIEDLNTKGMMRNRKLAKSISDVSWSHFIRKLEYKAEWYGRKVIKIDRWYPSSQICSECGHQDGKKPLNVRQWTCPNCHVHHDRDINASQNILAEGMRLQSQN
- a CDS encoding YolD-like family protein, with protein sequence MIPKQYKDETDYRKIPREYLDSNVPKGRGFVKWLAFKTIPEQYQQIEQYMEDQNKAERPSLLDDQLNVLNEKVYWKMHSGEKAIITYWKQGYFYAHQAYIKNVDILKQSMIISNEGGNETMEIPMKDIQNIE
- a CDS encoding CsbD family protein → MAEDKFEQAKGNIKETVGNATNNEDLEQDGKKDKASGKAKEVVDNAKDKASEVIDKFKK
- a CDS encoding ABC transporter ATP-binding protein, yielding MIEVKNVSKSFGKQQVVDDISISFNAGEVVGLIGPSGTGKTTLIQCILGMEKIDGGQVTIQEHTMPNRKILSNIGYMAQNDALYNDLTGRENLTFFARIYMRDKEDIKKRVNLCSSMVQLDNDLDKKVEMYSGGMKRRLSLAISFLQNPNILILDEPTVGIDPKLRQTIWKDLTKAKAEDKCIIVTTHVLDEATRCDKLVLMNQGKILATGTPDEVKKQYHTDTIEGVFLNMEG
- a CDS encoding type I toxin-antitoxin system Fst family toxin translates to MTDILVHIMTTAASGCIVALFSYWLRKRDNNK
- a CDS encoding IS6-like element IS257 family transposase, producing the protein MNYFRYKQFNKDVITVAVGYYLRYALSYRDISEILRERGVNVHHSTVYRWVQEYAPILYQIWKKKHKKAYYKWRIDETYIKIKGKWSYLYRAIDAEGHTLDIWLRKQRDNHSAYAFIKRLIKQFGKPQKVITDQAPSTKVAMAKVIKAFKLKPDCHCTSKYLNNLIEQDHRHIKVRKTRYQSINTAKNTLKGIECIYALYKKNRRSLQIYGFSPCHEISIMLAS
- a CDS encoding TetR/AcrR family transcriptional regulator produces the protein MNQDIKSLVETIVPQLEYLSDKQRRVIESAIALFSEQGFDKTSTKEIAQRANVAEGTVFKQFKSKRMLLYAGLIPILRDHIAPVAVKQFTDELNEVTHFDAFINLFVENRSKFIYDNRRILKVILNEAITNEDFQNILVNIFTHKLTSKLKDKIEWFIDNGDMRNVKPEFFIRTVVAQILNLNIPIIVNNDYTKGENYQQFALFVKEGLYRMFKRE
- a CDS encoding ABC transporter permease: MNSLHIAGRIFKQTIRDVRTLALLLIAPILLLSLLYYIFTVADNTNGVTVGVHDVPDSLMTELHDKDIHVKHYKNDNDISDKIKDDKLTGFLHSDGQKVSVTYANDNPTQAGELTGANQKWLMSHNMNAMKDNTNKLHQALTKIQQKMPGDGGDTPHQDMAKPYKLTTHYLYGSSDSTYFDMINPILIGFFVFFFTFLISGIGLLKERTSGTLERLLASPIKRSEIIFGYVFGYGSFSVIQTIVVVLYAIYILHIDLVGSIWFVLLTAILTALVAVTFGILLSTFASSEFQMIQFIPLVIVPQVLFAGIIPIESMNKGLQYFSHIMPLFYTGQTMQNIMIKGYGFNDIYIYLIVLFAFFIFLLILNIIGMKRYRKV